The Toxorhynchites rutilus septentrionalis strain SRP chromosome 3, ASM2978413v1, whole genome shotgun sequence genome includes a region encoding these proteins:
- the LOC129777872 gene encoding MICOS complex subunit MIC27: protein MIRSFCSKTAPFVLGAAAVAKVETSNTDKTPKPIICKPSELPLYRPINQKISYEGEGPKDETPSKPVQLIEEGIRTVRVQLSEASKLVTDQKKRITDLYDEGKSQTKFVRDYLNEEGNTMPRVGAIAIGGLAGLIFGLRGGFFRRLIYTSIGSGGVASLCYPQEAEMYAQHGLVEAKKYATIGYNFVYGVKPGDKQLELPTIPTSLGELKDSVSGLAKSAYDTVFPKK, encoded by the exons ATGATCCGGAGTTTCTGCAGCAAAACGGCCCCGTTCGTTTTGGGAGCAGCAGCTGTTGCCAAAGTCGAAACGAGCAACACTGACAAAACACCGAAACCGATCATTTGCAAACCCTCTGAGCTCCCGTTGTACCGGCCCATAAATCAGAAAATTTCCTATGAGGGCGAAGGACCCAAAGATGAGACACCATCGAAACCTGTTCAGCTTATAGAGGAAGGAATACGGACAGTGCGAGTGCAGCTATCCGAAGCATCGAAACTGGTGACAGACCAGAAAAAACGAATCACCGATCTGTACGATGAAGGGAAATcacaaaccaaat TTGTTCGTGACTATCTCAATGAGGAGGGTAATACGATGCCTCGCGTTGGAGCCATAGCTATCGGTGGTCTGGCAGGTCTTATCTTCGGTCTTCGAGGAGGCTTCTTCCGACGCTTGATCTATACTTCGATCGGCAGCGGTGGTGTCGCCTCATTGTGTTACCCACAGGAAGCGGAAATGTACGCGCAGCACGGTTTAGTTGAGGCTAAAAAGTATGCCACAATTGGATATAATTTCGTGTATGGCGTAAAACCTGGTGATAAGCAGCTGGAGCTACCAACCATCCCAACCAGTTTGGGTGAATTGAAGGATAGTGTTTCTGGGTTAGCCAAATCTGCTTATGATACTGTGTTTCCCAAGAAATAG